From one Bacteroides fragilis NCTC 9343 genomic stretch:
- a CDS encoding smalltalk protein produces the protein MKKNSWNILLKVIIAVASAIAGVIGGQGLL, from the coding sequence ATGAAGAAGAATAGCTGGAATATCCTTTTAAAGGTGATTATAGCTGTGGCAAGCGCCATTGCAGGAGTGATAGGAGGGCAGGGATTGCTCTGA
- a CDS encoding transposase translates to MNEAISELVKHLITFFKPADCDSMTSLIDSMPIITCAGKNKTGKVATEIATKGYCSTKNMYYFGIKLHALAFRREGTIPFPEMIILSSAEENDLTVLKREAADCIINRDIFADKIYSDFSFWGNKQQEQGLSMLTPVKAIKGEQPVITQREKAGRDLFSTAVSKVRQPIELFFNWLNEKTNIQRAMKVRSTSGLLVHTMGKIAIAFIYLIF, encoded by the coding sequence ATGAATGAGGCCATTAGTGAACTTGTAAAGCATCTCATTACATTCTTTAAACCAGCAGACTGCGATTCTATGACATCACTTATTGACTCTATGCCTATTATTACTTGTGCAGGAAAGAACAAAACCGGGAAAGTCGCTACTGAAATTGCGACCAAAGGTTACTGCTCTACAAAGAACATGTATTACTTCGGTATCAAACTCCATGCTTTAGCCTTCCGTAGGGAGGGAACCATTCCATTCCCTGAAATGATTATCTTATCATCCGCAGAGGAGAATGACCTGACAGTCCTTAAAAGAGAAGCCGCTGATTGCATTATAAACAGGGACATCTTTGCTGATAAAATATACTCAGACTTTTCTTTTTGGGGAAACAAACAGCAAGAACAAGGACTTTCTATGCTCACTCCCGTCAAAGCTATAAAGGGGGAGCAACCGGTTATTACTCAAAGAGAAAAAGCCGGTAGAGACCTATTCTCGACCGCTGTATCAAAGGTCAGACAACCCATAGAATTATTTTTCAACTGGCTGAATGAGAAAACAAATATTCAAAGAGCGATGAAAGTCAGATCAACATCCGGACTTTTGGTACATACGATGGGAAAAATTGCCATCGCATTTATTTATTTAATTTTTTAA
- a CDS encoding acetyltransferase, translated as MYLYGASGHAKVIIDILRAGHESIEALFDDNVEVTSLLGHPVLRPSEVRGPLIVSIGNNRIRKRIVDTLSVEFGCAIHPLSIVSELADIGEGSVVMQGSIIQVCAQVGRHCIINTGASVDHECVIEDYVHISPHSTLCGNVSVGEGSWIGAGTTVIPGVKIGKWSVIGAGSVVTKDIPDRVLAVGNRCEIIKSI; from the coding sequence ATGTATTTATATGGTGCCAGTGGTCATGCCAAAGTGATCATTGATATTTTACGAGCCGGTCATGAATCGATTGAAGCGTTGTTTGATGATAATGTGGAGGTTACTTCTCTTCTTGGTCATCCCGTATTACGTCCGTCGGAAGTGCGGGGACCACTGATCGTCAGTATTGGAAATAATCGGATACGGAAGAGGATTGTGGATACTTTGTCCGTGGAGTTTGGATGTGCTATTCATCCTTTGTCCATTGTATCTGAGCTTGCTGATATTGGAGAGGGGAGTGTCGTGATGCAAGGGAGTATTATACAGGTGTGTGCTCAGGTAGGCAGGCATTGTATTATTAATACCGGTGCCTCTGTGGATCATGAATGTGTCATTGAAGATTATGTGCATATTTCTCCGCATTCCACTCTTTGTGGAAATGTATCGGTGGGGGAGGGGAGCTGGATTGGTGCCGGTACTACCGTTATTCCCGGTGTGAAGATAGGAAAGTGGAGTGTGATCGGTGCCGGTTCTGTGGTGACTAAGGATATTCCTGACCGTGTTTTGGCAGTGGGAAACAGATGTGAAATAATTAAGAGTATCTAA
- a CDS encoding glycosyltransferase family 4 protein yields the protein MKVLYFHQHFTVPTQAGGTRSYELAKRLVERGHSVCMVCGETAKLDLPRTQIKNVHRGMVDGIDVIQIALPYSNKDGIAKRALTFIKFGWKGVQIALKEEYDLLFATSTPLTAGIPGIVMKLFRKKKFIFEVRDLWPELPKALGIKNPFLLWGMSLLEWMSYHYSDACVGLSPGICEGIRKRSQSDKRIAMIPNGCDLDIFKPAPRELLKLKGIKPTDKVAVFTGAHGIANGLDAILDAANELKNRGRSDIVLAFIGDGKMKPHLMDRVKREKLDSCRFYDPMPKKELNTIVASADVGLMVLANVPAFYYGTSPNKFFDYISSGLAVLNNYPGWLADMIKKNDLGVVVPPNNAQAFANGLIKLVDDDNYRMNAGQNARKFAEANFSRIKLADDFVSFLEEIFSTD from the coding sequence ATGAAAGTTCTTTATTTCCATCAACATTTTACGGTTCCTACTCAGGCCGGAGGTACACGATCTTATGAATTGGCAAAACGTCTCGTAGAACGTGGACATTCTGTTTGTATGGTATGTGGTGAGACTGCAAAGTTAGATTTACCCCGAACTCAAATCAAAAATGTGCACAGAGGGATGGTGGATGGAATTGATGTGATACAAATAGCTTTACCTTATTCGAATAAGGATGGGATAGCTAAAAGAGCATTGACATTTATAAAGTTTGGTTGGAAAGGAGTACAAATCGCATTAAAAGAAGAGTACGATTTATTGTTTGCCACTTCAACACCATTGACGGCTGGTATTCCGGGAATTGTGATGAAACTGTTCCGAAAGAAAAAATTTATATTCGAGGTACGCGATTTATGGCCGGAACTTCCTAAAGCATTGGGCATAAAGAATCCGTTTCTTCTTTGGGGAATGAGTCTTTTAGAGTGGATGAGTTATCATTATTCGGATGCTTGTGTGGGACTCTCACCTGGAATTTGTGAAGGCATTCGGAAACGTAGTCAGTCTGACAAGCGCATAGCTATGATACCCAATGGGTGTGATTTAGATATATTCAAACCTGCTCCAAGAGAGCTTTTGAAACTAAAAGGTATAAAACCAACGGATAAAGTTGCTGTTTTTACTGGAGCACATGGAATTGCTAATGGGCTGGATGCAATATTGGACGCTGCAAATGAATTGAAAAATAGAGGTAGGAGTGATATTGTATTGGCATTTATCGGTGATGGAAAAATGAAACCCCATCTGATGGATCGAGTGAAAAGAGAAAAATTGGATAGTTGCCGATTTTATGATCCGATGCCTAAGAAAGAATTAAATACAATTGTAGCATCGGCAGATGTGGGGTTAATGGTGTTGGCGAATGTTCCTGCGTTTTATTACGGAACTTCACCTAATAAGTTTTTTGATTATATTTCATCGGGATTAGCTGTTTTGAATAATTATCCCGGTTGGTTGGCCGATATGATTAAAAAAAATGATTTGGGTGTAGTGGTACCACCGAATAATGCACAAGCTTTTGCCAATGGTTTGATTAAGCTGGTAGATGATGATAATTATAGAATGAATGCCGGACAAAATGCAAGGAAGTTTGCAGAAGCTAATTTCTCCAGAATAAAATTAGCTGATGATTTTGTATCGTTTCTTGAAGAAATTTTTTCAACAGACTAA
- a CDS encoding sugar transferase, translated as MYRSFLKRVIDFSLVFCTLVICCPILFIIVFWLYFANKGAGVFFLQNRPGRDGKIFKVIKFKTMTDERDSKGCLLPDAQRLTKVGKFVRSTSIDELPQLINVLKGDMALIGPRPLLPQYLLLYSKEQARRHEVRPGITGWAQVNGRNAISWTKKFELDVWYVDHCSFLLDLKIFFLTIKKVFVREGISSDTSVTMEPFTGNN; from the coding sequence ATGTATCGTTCTTTTTTGAAACGTGTAATTGACTTTAGTCTTGTTTTTTGCACTTTGGTGATTTGTTGCCCTATACTTTTCATTATTGTTTTCTGGTTATATTTTGCTAATAAAGGTGCAGGAGTTTTCTTCTTACAAAATCGTCCCGGCAGAGATGGTAAAATCTTCAAAGTTATAAAATTCAAAACCATGACTGATGAGCGTGATTCAAAAGGTTGTCTTTTGCCTGATGCACAACGTTTGACGAAAGTTGGTAAGTTTGTCCGTTCTACTTCTATTGACGAATTACCCCAATTGATAAATGTGCTAAAAGGAGATATGGCTTTGATTGGTCCTCGTCCTTTATTACCTCAATATTTACTTCTATACAGTAAAGAGCAAGCTCGTCGTCATGAAGTTCGGCCCGGTATAACCGGCTGGGCACAAGTGAATGGTCGTAATGCTATTTCTTGGACAAAGAAGTTTGAATTGGATGTGTGGTATGTGGATCATTGTTCTTTCTTGTTGGACTTGAAGATCTTTTTTTTGACTATTAAAAAGGTTTTTGTACGTGAGGGTATCAGTTCTGATACTTCAGTAACAATGGAACCTTTTACTGGAAATAATTAA
- a CDS encoding Fic/DOC family protein, translating into MSKYDTRENESETLPNLQNLSNAEDIAIAELEGFMFSELFLENELTEKTKFNVAYICKIHKLAFQDLYSFAGKYRTVNISKGGFVFPAALYIPQSMQSLEKEILSELPDRYNNQKQLIKDIAKVHAELLFIHPFREGNGRTARILANLMAIKQGYPRLNFSAFTNRQFPLYIEAVQKAAELNYTYMERIIEKCFEDETEPSEK; encoded by the coding sequence ATGAGCAAATATGACACAAGGGAGAATGAATCAGAAACTCTCCCCAACCTTCAAAATCTAAGCAATGCCGAAGACATTGCAATAGCAGAATTGGAAGGCTTTATGTTTTCTGAATTATTCTTAGAAAATGAACTAACAGAAAAGACTAAGTTTAATGTTGCGTATATATGCAAGATTCACAAACTTGCATTTCAAGATTTATACTCTTTTGCAGGAAAATACAGAACCGTTAATATTTCAAAAGGAGGATTTGTCTTTCCGGCTGCGCTATACATCCCCCAATCTATGCAATCGCTTGAAAAAGAGATTTTATCAGAATTACCCGATCGCTATAATAATCAAAAGCAACTAATAAAAGATATAGCCAAAGTCCACGCTGAATTATTATTTATCCATCCTTTCAGAGAGGGCAATGGTAGGACAGCACGCATTTTAGCCAATTTAATGGCAATAAAGCAGGGATATCCAAGACTAAATTTTTCCGCCTTCACCAACCGACAGTTTCCTCTTTACATAGAGGCTGTTCAGAAAGCTGCGGAATTAAATTATACGTATATGGAAAGAATTATAGAGAAATGTTTTGAAGACGAGACTGAACCTTCTGAAAAATAG
- a CDS encoding DegT/DnrJ/EryC1/StrS family aminotransferase produces the protein MNKRIWLSLAHMGGREQDFIKEAFDTNWVVPLGPNVDAFEQSLVEYLHEDRRVVALSAGTAALHLGLILLDVKPGDEVICQSFTFAASANPISYLEAKPVFVDSEKDTWNMDPVLLEEAIKDRLRKTGKLPKAIIPVHLYGMPAKMDEIMEIAGRYGIPVLEDAAEALGAELNGRKCGTFGELAALSFNGNKMITTSGGGALICRTEEEARQTKFYATQARDAAPHYQHTHIGYNYRMSNICAGIGRGQMFVLDEHVARRRAIHTLYTELLKDVPGITVLQNPDGRFDSNFWLTCILVDPSVAGKTREDIRLKLDAENIETRPLWKPMHLQPVFVDAPFYGNGTSEHLFDIGLCLPSGPTLTDEDIKRVVDTIRQDM, from the coding sequence ATGAATAAGCGAATCTGGCTTTCGCTTGCTCACATGGGTGGCCGTGAGCAAGACTTTATAAAAGAGGCCTTTGATACGAACTGGGTTGTCCCTTTGGGACCTAACGTGGATGCCTTTGAGCAATCTTTGGTTGAATATTTACATGAGGACCGTCGTGTGGTGGCCTTGAGTGCCGGAACGGCTGCACTTCACTTGGGCTTGATTCTCCTGGATGTAAAACCCGGTGATGAAGTGATCTGCCAAAGTTTTACTTTTGCCGCCTCTGCCAATCCGATTTCTTATCTGGAGGCCAAACCTGTTTTTGTGGACAGTGAGAAGGATACCTGGAATATGGATCCGGTATTACTCGAGGAGGCTATAAAGGACCGTTTGCGCAAGACGGGTAAGCTCCCGAAAGCGATCATTCCCGTTCACCTTTACGGTATGCCTGCCAAGATGGACGAGATCATGGAGATTGCGGGTCGTTATGGGATTCCGGTTCTGGAGGATGCTGCCGAGGCGTTGGGTGCGGAACTGAACGGACGGAAGTGTGGCACTTTTGGTGAATTGGCCGCGCTTTCTTTCAATGGGAATAAGATGATCACGACTTCCGGGGGAGGTGCTCTGATTTGTCGCACGGAGGAAGAGGCCCGGCAAACAAAGTTCTACGCTACGCAGGCTCGTGATGCCGCTCCACATTATCAGCATACCCACATCGGTTACAACTATCGGATGAGTAATATTTGTGCGGGTATCGGTCGTGGGCAGATGTTTGTCCTCGATGAACATGTTGCCCGAAGACGGGCTATACATACTCTTTATACGGAGTTGCTTAAGGACGTTCCCGGTATAACGGTTCTTCAAAACCCTGATGGGAGGTTTGATTCAAATTTCTGGTTAACTTGTATCCTGGTTGATCCGAGTGTTGCCGGTAAGACTCGTGAGGACATTCGTTTGAAACTGGATGCTGAGAATATAGAGACTCGTCCTTTGTGGAAGCCGATGCATCTTCAGCCTGTATTTGTAGATGCTCCATTCTATGGAAACGGTACGAGTGAACACTTATTTGATATCGGCCTTTGTCTGCCTTCAGGACCGACATTGACGGATGAAGATATCAAGAGAGTAGTAGATACGATCAGACAAGATATGTAA
- a CDS encoding HU family DNA-binding protein: MTLFYRAVQSTMATKAGDKKWHLNLVKIGKTVSTQQLAEMIAEKSSLTPGDVHNVVRNLMTAMRSELLNSKTVRLEGLGTFTMKARSRGRGVDKEEDVNPNQVGALLCHFTPKYTRPAAIGTTRALLQGVEFQKIGSIGTSGGHDSGNGDGDIVDDPTA, encoded by the coding sequence ATGACTTTATTTTATAGAGCAGTACAATCGACCATGGCAACTAAGGCCGGTGACAAGAAGTGGCATTTGAATCTGGTGAAGATAGGTAAAACGGTGTCCACCCAGCAACTGGCAGAGATGATTGCGGAGAAGTCGTCATTGACCCCGGGTGATGTGCATAATGTGGTCCGGAACTTAATGACGGCAATGCGCAGCGAGTTATTGAACAGTAAGACGGTACGCCTGGAAGGGTTGGGTACTTTTACGATGAAGGCGCGTAGCCGGGGGAGGGGAGTAGACAAAGAGGAGGATGTCAATCCGAACCAGGTGGGGGCTCTTCTCTGTCACTTCACACCGAAATATACCCGGCCTGCCGCTATTGGCACTACCCGTGCATTGCTTCAGGGTGTTGAGTTTCAGAAGATAGGCAGTATCGGCACTTCGGGCGGTCATGATTCCGGTAATGGTGATGGAGACATTGTGGATGATCCGACTGCATAA
- a CDS encoding heparinase II/III domain-containing protein, which translates to MNIFSLYFQILCDMGAKYFLFRISYEIQRKSGLLRFRYPVNYASQNFFSLEEWKEKAMPFFFDSSKEVSLSNVHTYDLASDFQRVIKGECYFFSSKWYNLGADYDWVTNPDTNYKYDVSKHWTEVEDIVQEAGDIKYVWEKSRFSYLYTVIRYDHSTGEDHSQFVFNQIQDWIDKNPLNCGPNYKCSQEISLRVLNWIFALYYYKSSPFLTESCFQKIINSIYWQIKHVYGNISFSRIAVRNNHAITETLTLYVVGLLFPWFPDAKLWKAKGKKWFEKEIEYQIAEDGTYLQFSMNYHRVVIQLLTWGIALAERNGECFNKHVYQRAYQSVNFLYQCQELSNGYLPNYGSNDGALFFKLNDSDYRDYRPQLDALHYLLTGENLYDDVYEDRGWYANNWDCIHVEFTPLRQKMGCVSFDIGGYYLIREQDTLTFIRCGKYKDRPAHADNLHMDVWHKGENILMDGGSYKYNTDASDINYFMGTQSHNTIMLDNNNQMLKGARFIWFYWSQALKASIQELDESYCFLGVVSCFRQLGQDITHSRKIIKKKNDPKWVVEDIVLNKPQGSKIHQLWHTQSSRIDFKSVGHHNISSKGMYSEYYGQKKENKEIEFISNSESITTIIQVI; encoded by the coding sequence ATGAACATATTTTCTTTATATTTTCAAATTCTCTGTGACATGGGCGCAAAATATTTCTTATTTCGCATCTCCTATGAAATTCAACGTAAATCGGGTTTATTACGGTTTAGATATCCGGTGAATTATGCATCGCAGAATTTTTTTTCATTAGAAGAATGGAAAGAGAAAGCGATGCCGTTCTTTTTTGATTCATCAAAAGAGGTTTCATTGAGTAATGTGCATACATATGATTTAGCTTCTGATTTCCAACGTGTTATAAAAGGGGAATGCTACTTTTTTTCATCTAAATGGTATAATTTGGGTGCTGATTATGATTGGGTGACTAATCCCGATACAAATTATAAGTATGACGTATCCAAGCATTGGACTGAGGTGGAGGATATTGTACAAGAAGCCGGAGATATCAAATATGTATGGGAAAAGTCAAGATTTTCATATCTCTATACAGTGATACGATATGATCACTCAACCGGAGAAGATCATAGTCAGTTCGTTTTTAATCAGATACAGGACTGGATTGATAAAAATCCTCTGAATTGCGGACCGAATTATAAGTGTAGTCAGGAGATTTCGTTAAGGGTTCTCAATTGGATTTTTGCTCTATATTATTACAAATCATCCCCTTTTTTAACAGAAAGTTGTTTTCAGAAGATTATAAACTCTATATACTGGCAGATAAAGCACGTCTATGGTAATATTAGTTTCTCAAGAATAGCAGTTCGTAATAATCATGCTATAACGGAGACATTAACATTGTATGTTGTTGGTTTACTTTTTCCCTGGTTTCCGGATGCGAAGTTATGGAAAGCGAAGGGAAAAAAGTGGTTCGAAAAAGAGATCGAGTATCAGATAGCAGAAGATGGAACTTACCTTCAGTTTAGTATGAATTATCATAGGGTGGTGATTCAGTTACTGACATGGGGCATTGCTCTTGCTGAAAGAAATGGAGAATGTTTTAACAAACATGTCTATCAGCGCGCTTATCAATCGGTCAATTTTCTATATCAGTGTCAGGAATTATCGAATGGATATTTACCCAATTACGGTTCGAATGATGGAGCTCTATTCTTTAAATTGAATGATTCAGATTATAGAGATTACCGTCCTCAGCTCGATGCGCTTCATTATTTGCTGACCGGTGAAAATCTTTATGATGATGTATATGAGGATAGAGGTTGGTATGCAAATAACTGGGATTGTATACATGTTGAGTTTACTCCTCTCAGACAAAAGATGGGATGTGTTTCTTTTGATATAGGAGGGTATTATTTGATACGTGAACAGGATACATTGACTTTTATTCGTTGCGGTAAATATAAGGATCGTCCGGCACACGCAGATAATTTGCATATGGATGTCTGGCATAAAGGAGAAAACATATTGATGGACGGAGGTAGTTATAAGTATAATACGGATGCTTCGGATATCAATTACTTTATGGGGACACAATCTCACAATACAATCATGTTGGATAATAATAACCAGATGCTGAAAGGAGCAAGGTTTATATGGTTTTATTGGTCGCAAGCTTTAAAGGCCTCTATACAGGAGTTGGATGAATCTTATTGTTTTTTAGGAGTAGTAAGTTGTTTCAGACAGTTAGGGCAAGATATAACTCATTCAAGAAAGATAATAAAGAAGAAAAATGATCCGAAATGGGTCGTTGAGGATATTGTTTTAAATAAACCTCAAGGGAGCAAAATACATCAACTGTGGCATACACAGTCTTCGAGAATAGACTTTAAATCAGTAGGTCATCATAACATTTCGTCTAAGGGCATGTACTCTGAATATTATGGACAGAAAAAAGAAAATAAGGAAATCGAATTTATAAGTAATTCAGAATCTATAACAACAATTATTCAAGTGATTTAA